One segment of Setaria viridis chromosome 4, Setaria_viridis_v4.0, whole genome shotgun sequence DNA contains the following:
- the LOC117853819 gene encoding uncharacterized protein produces the protein MATTDHEAAGYSSGARLLVWDCGSALYDSYELAAFTRQLDAAVLSCGRSLSMPHLTAATPPVPADAQLQGTGRRRRRRLPALLRRLFSKVLRLRLSSPGVARRAPYRMRDDGAGSPWSGALTSIPEEQSSSSPEIGSSPMEPGTRALRKTQSERFIGGKTAPSVLQFDVVL, from the coding sequence ATGGCGACGACCGATCACGAGGCGGCGGGCTACAGCAGCGGCGCCCGGCTCCTTGTCTGGGACTGCGGCAGCGCGCTCTACGACTCCTACGAGCTCGCCGCCTTCACGCGGCAGCTCGACGCTGCCGTGCTCTCCTGCGGCCGGTCGCTCTCCATGCCGCACCTCACGGCCGCAACACCGCCGGTGCCGGCCGACGCCCAGCTGCAGGGGACAggccggcgcaggaggaggcgcCTGCCGGCTCTGCTCCGGAGGCTGTTCTCCAAGGTGCTGCGGCTGCGCTTGTCGTCCCccggcgtggcgcggcgcgcgccctACCGGATGCGAGATGACGGAGCCGGGTCGCCGTGGTCCGGCGCCCTGACGTCCATACCCGAGGAGCAGAGCTCCAGCAGCCCTGAGATAGGGTCATCGCCGATGGAGCCGGGCACGAGAGCGCTGCGGAAGACGCAGTCGGAGCGCTTCATCGGCGGCAAGACGGCGCCGTCCGTGCTGCAATTCGACGTCGTCTTGTAG